Proteins encoded within one genomic window of Bradyrhizobium sp. AZCC 1719:
- a CDS encoding protein-L-isoaspartate O-methyltransferase family protein → MSDSVEVQRRHYAEDLWFVADMRSAAVKAAFAAVPREGFVGPGPWRIKSFWNMADYRTTPDDDPCHVYHDVLIALDESRRLNNGQPSLWAFVFDKLDVAANEHVVHLGCGTGYYTAILAELVGRDGAVEAIEIEPRLAELARAALAPWPQVMVANGDGTGHPLTPADVIVASAGATHPLPAWLDALKPGGRLLFPMTPAEGFGGMLLVTRLRADKFSARFLCQVLFYEFAGARDAEVSKRLAEALSRDRGAGVKSLRSDPHEQEENCWLHEDGWCLSCREAAEQAGD, encoded by the coding sequence GTGTCCGATTCCGTAGAAGTCCAGCGCCGACACTATGCAGAAGACCTCTGGTTTGTCGCCGATATGCGCTCAGCCGCGGTGAAGGCGGCCTTTGCGGCCGTGCCGCGTGAGGGGTTCGTCGGCCCCGGGCCTTGGCGGATCAAAAGCTTCTGGAACATGGCGGACTATCGAACCACACCCGATGACGATCCATGTCACGTCTATCATGATGTGCTGATCGCGCTCGACGAAAGCCGCAGGCTCAACAACGGCCAGCCCAGCCTTTGGGCTTTCGTGTTCGACAAGCTTGATGTCGCGGCCAACGAACATGTGGTGCATCTCGGTTGCGGCACGGGCTATTACACTGCCATCCTGGCCGAGCTGGTCGGTCGTGATGGCGCCGTGGAGGCGATCGAAATCGAGCCGCGACTTGCGGAGCTGGCGCGTGCGGCCCTCGCACCATGGCCGCAGGTCATGGTCGCGAATGGCGACGGCACCGGTCATCCTCTCACGCCCGCGGACGTGATCGTCGCCAGTGCTGGAGCGACGCATCCGCTTCCGGCCTGGCTGGACGCATTGAAGCCCGGCGGACGCCTATTGTTTCCCATGACACCAGCTGAAGGTTTCGGCGGCATGTTGCTGGTCACGCGCCTCCGCGCTGACAAGTTCAGCGCGCGGTTCTTGTGTCAGGTTCTATTCTATGAATTCGCGGGTGCACGCGATGCTGAGGTGAGTAAGCGGCTCGCTGAAGCGTTGTCGCGTGATCGCGGCGCCGGCGTCAAGTCGCTGCGCAGCGACCCTCATGAACAAGAGGAGAATTGCTGGCTACACGAGGATGGTTGGTGCCTATCATGCCGCGAAGCGGCGGAACAAGCGGGCGACTAG
- a CDS encoding M20 family metallopeptidase, whose amino-acid sequence MADRADAVARVREHLHSGAFLAELGRRVGYRTESQNPGSGEALRAYLVDDLQPAFAALDFSTRLIESPTGKGPYLLADYREDPSLPTVLTYGHGDVVDGMEGEWRDNLDPWQVTTKGERVYGRGTADNKGQHSINLAALRAVRETRGGKLGFNAKFIIETGEEIGSPDLRQVCEAHSEALKADLFLASDGPRLSADRPTIFLGCRGGNRIHLDVNLREGGHHSGNWGGVLANPATILCNAIASLVDGKGRMKLDALKPPRISNAVRAALADVKIEPTADEPALAPDWGEEGLSPAERLFAWNTLEVLAMSSGSIEKPANAIPGRANAVLQLRFVVGTKYEEVIDAVRAHLHANGFPMVEVSGTQRFAASRTDVDSPWVNWTANSIRETTGKSPAILPNFGGSLPNDVFAEGLGLPTIWVPHSYPGCSQHAPDEHILLPVTEEALAIMAGLFWDLGEMKRKA is encoded by the coding sequence ATGGCTGATAGAGCCGACGCGGTTGCGCGGGTACGCGAGCATCTTCATTCCGGCGCGTTTCTCGCCGAGCTCGGCCGCAGGGTTGGATATCGGACCGAAAGCCAGAATCCCGGCAGCGGCGAGGCGTTGCGCGCCTATCTCGTCGACGACCTCCAGCCGGCCTTTGCCGCGCTCGACTTTTCCACCCGCCTGATCGAATCGCCGACCGGCAAGGGGCCGTATCTGCTGGCGGATTATCGTGAGGATCCCTCGCTGCCGACCGTGCTTACTTATGGCCATGGCGACGTCGTCGACGGCATGGAAGGCGAATGGCGCGACAATCTCGATCCGTGGCAGGTCACGACCAAGGGCGAGCGCGTCTATGGCCGCGGCACCGCCGACAACAAAGGCCAGCACAGTATCAACCTCGCGGCATTGCGCGCCGTACGCGAAACCCGCGGCGGCAAGCTTGGCTTCAATGCCAAATTCATTATCGAGACCGGCGAGGAGATCGGCTCGCCCGATCTGCGGCAGGTATGCGAAGCCCATAGCGAGGCGCTGAAAGCCGATCTGTTCCTGGCGTCCGACGGGCCGCGGCTCTCGGCCGATCGGCCCACGATCTTCCTCGGCTGTCGCGGCGGCAATCGCATCCATCTCGATGTCAATTTGCGCGAAGGCGGCCACCATTCGGGCAATTGGGGCGGCGTGCTCGCCAATCCCGCGACGATCCTTTGCAACGCCATTGCGAGCCTCGTCGACGGCAAGGGGCGGATGAAGCTCGACGCGCTCAAGCCGCCGCGGATATCGAATGCCGTCCGCGCGGCGCTTGCAGACGTGAAGATCGAGCCGACCGCGGACGAACCGGCGCTGGCGCCCGACTGGGGCGAGGAGGGGCTATCGCCTGCTGAGCGGCTGTTTGCCTGGAATACGCTGGAGGTGCTGGCGATGTCGTCGGGCAGTATCGAGAAGCCGGCCAACGCCATTCCCGGACGCGCCAATGCCGTGCTGCAGCTTCGTTTCGTCGTCGGCACCAAATACGAAGAGGTCATCGACGCCGTGCGCGCGCACCTGCACGCCAACGGCTTTCCGATGGTGGAAGTCAGCGGCACGCAACGTTTCGCCGCCTCACGCACCGATGTCGACAGCCCCTGGGTGAACTGGACCGCGAACTCGATCAGGGAGACCACCGGCAAGTCGCCGGCGATCCTGCCGAACTTTGGCGGCTCGCTGCCGAATGACGTGTTCGCCGAGGGACTTGGCCTGCCGACGATCTGGGTGCCGCATTCCTACCCTGGCTGCTCGCAGCATGCGCCGGACGAGCACATCCTGCTGCCGGTGACCGAAGAGGCGCTCGCCATCATGGCCGGCCTGTTCTGGGACCTTGGCGAGATGAAGCGCAAGGCTTGA
- a CDS encoding LLM class flavin-dependent oxidoreductase, giving the protein MTKQIRLNAFAMNCVAHQSPGLWTHPRDRTLDYNRLAYWLDLAKTLERGRFDGLFLADVLGVYDVFGNSPDAALRNAAQTPANEPLMLIPAMAAVTQNLGFGVTSNLSFEPPYPFARRMSTLDHLTEGRVGWNVVTGYLDSAARSAGKDKQTAHDDRYEIADEYMELVYKLWEGSWEDEAVLRDRARGIFADPAKVHRIQHEGRNYRLNAIHLSEPSPQRTPVLYQAGTSPRGRQFAAQHAECVFMSGPSAKIIGPRVAAIRALAQEIGRNPAEILMFSMMTIILGRTEAEAKAKYADYRAHIATEGALALMSGWMGVDFSSYDLDQEVRHVQNDAGRTALDNVTRADPDRVWTVREVVEHVGIGGAGPVVVGTPEKVADDIEAWFEQTDVDGLNIAFATSPGDFEDIADMLAPELTRRGRYKNEYAKGTLREKLFGAGRARLTEQHPAARFRPHVQ; this is encoded by the coding sequence ATGACAAAACAAATCCGGCTCAACGCCTTCGCCATGAACTGCGTGGCGCATCAATCGCCGGGGCTCTGGACCCATCCGCGCGACCGCACGCTGGACTACAACCGCCTGGCCTATTGGCTCGATCTGGCAAAGACGCTGGAGCGCGGCCGGTTCGACGGACTTTTCCTCGCCGACGTGCTTGGCGTCTACGACGTCTTCGGCAACAGCCCGGACGCGGCGCTGCGCAATGCCGCGCAGACGCCGGCCAACGAGCCGCTGATGCTGATCCCGGCGATGGCGGCGGTGACGCAGAATCTCGGCTTCGGCGTCACCAGCAATCTCTCTTTCGAGCCGCCCTACCCGTTTGCGCGGAGAATGTCGACGCTCGATCATCTCACGGAGGGACGCGTCGGCTGGAACGTGGTGACCGGCTATCTCGATAGCGCTGCCCGCAGCGCCGGCAAGGACAAGCAGACCGCGCATGACGACCGCTACGAGATCGCGGATGAATATATGGAGCTGGTGTACAAGCTCTGGGAAGGAAGCTGGGAGGACGAGGCCGTGCTGCGCGACCGCGCGCGCGGGATTTTTGCCGATCCTGCCAAAGTGCATCGCATCCAGCACGAGGGCCGTAACTACCGGCTCAACGCCATCCATCTTAGCGAGCCGTCACCGCAGCGGACGCCGGTGCTGTACCAGGCCGGCACCTCGCCGCGTGGACGGCAGTTCGCCGCGCAACACGCCGAATGCGTATTCATGTCGGGCCCATCGGCCAAGATCATCGGGCCGCGGGTGGCCGCGATCCGCGCGCTGGCGCAGGAGATCGGACGCAATCCGGCTGAAATCCTGATGTTCTCCATGATGACCATCATTCTCGGCCGCACCGAGGCCGAGGCAAAGGCGAAGTACGCGGACTATCGGGCGCACATCGCGACTGAGGGCGCGCTGGCCTTGATGTCGGGCTGGATGGGCGTCGATTTCTCGAGCTACGACCTCGACCAGGAAGTGCGCCACGTCCAGAACGACGCCGGCCGCACCGCGCTCGACAACGTCACGCGCGCCGATCCCGACCGGGTCTGGACCGTGCGCGAAGTTGTCGAGCATGTCGGCATCGGCGGCGCCGGACCGGTCGTGGTCGGCACGCCAGAAAAGGTTGCCGACGATATCGAGGCGTGGTTCGAGCAGACCGATGTCGACGGCCTCAACATAGCGTTCGCCACTTCGCCCGGCGATTTCGAGGATATCGCCGACATGCTGGCGCCTGAATTGACAAGGCGAGGACGGTACAAGAACGAATACGCGAAGGGGACGCTGCGAGAGAAGCTGTTCGGTGCGGGGCGCGCGCGGCTGACGGAGCAGCATCCGGCGGCGAGATTTCGCCCGCATGTGCAGTGA
- a CDS encoding thiamine pyrophosphate-binding protein, whose translation MKNKITGRSAFLALLKDEGVTHLFGNPGTTELPIMHALKDHPDLTYVMAMQESLVVAMADGFSRASGKLVACNVHVAPGLGNAMGSLYNASFTGTPLILTAGQQEQGHGLTEPVLYGPLVQMAAPLVKWAVEATRLEDLPRIVRRAAKIATTPPTGPVFISLPGDILNSEAGIELGRSTRVDTRVKPSEESLQALTARILKAERPVIIVGDEIVKSDALQEAAQLAETLGCPAYQSPTPYGAHFLSESPCFMGALARIQKIARDALSPYDLIIALGGDPLRMSVYSEVDPLPDGLSIVQIGLVDNDLARNYGAEIALKADVRETLRALVPALKAAGGSALQARASQGLDALASKNWTARRKPLVEQIAKHAKTLPIDPDWLALQVVEAMPDNAILVDEGLTSSRQIIALRPHRDRYGYHALASGGIGWGLPASVGVSLAHPQRPVVCYSGDGSSMYSIQSLWTAANHKLPLTFVIVNNGGYRIIKQRLLAFHGDDHYVGMDFVDPPVDFAGVAKSLGLEATKVTDPGQLKSVLSSAFSRPGAKLIEVVVSNAVN comes from the coding sequence ATGAAAAACAAGATCACCGGCCGTTCGGCATTTCTTGCACTGCTGAAGGACGAGGGCGTTACGCATCTGTTCGGCAATCCCGGCACCACCGAACTGCCGATCATGCACGCGCTGAAGGACCATCCCGACCTCACCTATGTGATGGCGATGCAGGAAAGCCTGGTCGTCGCCATGGCCGACGGCTTCAGCCGCGCCTCCGGCAAGCTCGTCGCCTGCAACGTCCATGTCGCGCCCGGCCTCGGCAACGCGATGGGCTCGCTCTACAACGCCAGCTTTACCGGCACGCCGCTGATCCTGACGGCCGGCCAGCAGGAGCAGGGCCACGGCCTGACGGAGCCGGTGCTTTATGGTCCGCTGGTGCAGATGGCTGCGCCCTTGGTCAAGTGGGCGGTGGAGGCGACGCGGTTGGAGGACCTGCCGCGCATCGTGCGCCGCGCCGCCAAGATCGCGACCACGCCACCTACCGGGCCGGTGTTCATCTCGCTGCCGGGCGACATCCTCAATTCCGAGGCCGGCATCGAGCTTGGCCGCTCGACCCGCGTCGATACGCGCGTCAAACCGTCGGAGGAATCGTTGCAGGCGCTGACCGCGCGGATTCTCAAGGCAGAGCGGCCGGTGATCATTGTCGGCGACGAGATCGTGAAAAGCGATGCGTTGCAGGAGGCCGCTCAACTCGCGGAAACGCTGGGTTGCCCAGCCTACCAGTCGCCGACGCCCTATGGCGCCCATTTCCTGTCGGAAAGCCCGTGCTTCATGGGCGCGCTGGCGCGCATCCAGAAGATCGCCCGTGACGCGCTGTCGCCATACGATCTCATCATCGCGCTCGGCGGCGATCCCTTGCGGATGTCGGTCTACAGCGAAGTCGATCCGTTGCCGGACGGGCTGTCGATCGTGCAGATCGGCCTGGTCGATAACGATCTCGCCAGGAACTATGGGGCGGAAATCGCGCTCAAGGCCGATGTGCGGGAAACCTTGCGCGCCCTGGTGCCGGCGCTCAAGGCCGCCGGCGGCAGCGCGCTCCAGGCGCGCGCGAGCCAAGGATTGGACGCACTCGCCTCGAAGAACTGGACGGCGCGGCGCAAGCCGCTGGTCGAACAGATTGCGAAACATGCCAAGACTTTACCAATAGATCCGGACTGGCTGGCGCTGCAGGTGGTCGAAGCGATGCCTGATAACGCCATTCTGGTCGACGAGGGATTGACGTCGTCGCGGCAGATCATCGCGCTGCGTCCGCACCGCGACCGCTACGGCTATCACGCGCTCGCCTCCGGCGGCATCGGCTGGGGACTGCCCGCGTCTGTCGGCGTCAGCCTCGCCCATCCGCAGCGGCCAGTGGTCTGTTATTCCGGCGACGGCAGCTCGATGTACTCGATCCAGTCGCTGTGGACGGCCGCAAACCACAAGCTGCCGCTGACGTTCGTCATCGTCAACAATGGCGGCTACCGCATCATCAAGCAACGGCTGCTCGCCTTCCACGGCGACGATCATTACGTCGGCATGGATTTTGTGGATCCCCCGGTGGATTTTGCCGGCGTGGCGAAATCGCTTGGTCTGGAGGCGACGAAGGTGACCGATCCCGGCCAGTTGAAGTCGGTATTGTCGTCGGCCTTCAGCCGCCCCGGCGCGAAGCTGATCGAGGTGGTGGTGAGTAACGCGGTGAATTAG
- a CDS encoding DUF5680 domain-containing protein, whose translation MSSELDDLAAFLLEAKRRTYAGLDDDASVTAPLLNGSKQLEHQASPYAYRDIYFGIGFFVGQETVSKDGKVVWSMCYSGGVDPDIGDRDTLLVIYNFLRRALLAGRIDMPYRGPASFEVDDMSYRNSVDGTLARFHGVEEISQRGETLYELRYSGGLLL comes from the coding sequence ATGTCGAGTGAGTTGGACGACCTTGCTGCATTTCTGTTGGAGGCTAAACGGCGCACATACGCCGGTTTGGATGACGACGCGAGTGTGACAGCACCATTGCTCAATGGGTCTAAGCAGCTAGAACACCAAGCAAGTCCGTATGCATATCGAGACATTTATTTCGGTATAGGGTTCTTCGTTGGACAAGAGACGGTGTCGAAGGATGGCAAAGTCGTTTGGTCAATGTGTTACAGTGGCGGCGTCGATCCGGATATCGGGGATCGAGATACTCTTCTAGTGATCTACAATTTCCTTCGTCGAGCCTTGCTCGCGGGACGCATTGATATGCCATATCGCGGCCCCGCTTCATTCGAGGTCGATGACATGAGCTATCGCAATAGCGTCGATGGAACCTTGGCGCGCTTTCATGGTGTAGAAGAAATCTCGCAGCGCGGCGAGACGCTGTACGAGTTGCGCTACAGCGGCGGACTACTGCTGTAG
- a CDS encoding LysE family translocator: MIDTEVLWRFFVLWLVTVPTPGANSLMVTHLSLTRPAKHVGFALIGHIVAVMLLALCALLGWAALLELFPSLRTIVGVLGGAYLIYCGWLLSRRARSANIAPSLARDDTDNNGTEPSKAFFVGFATALSNAQAILFITSIFAVTGVLTANLPTAGSVLGIIIACNLSYLSFLGWIFRRPTIRAGYQRFRHCIEGVVGALFVVFGLRLIIREVWR; encoded by the coding sequence ATGATTGACACGGAAGTTCTCTGGCGGTTCTTTGTTCTTTGGCTTGTGACGGTGCCTACTCCGGGCGCTAATTCACTGATGGTAACGCACCTGTCACTGACGCGTCCCGCGAAACATGTTGGTTTCGCGCTCATCGGCCACATTGTTGCAGTGATGCTGCTCGCTCTTTGTGCACTGCTTGGCTGGGCTGCACTGCTCGAGCTGTTCCCGAGCTTACGCACCATAGTGGGTGTGCTCGGAGGCGCTTACCTGATCTATTGTGGCTGGCTACTGTCGAGGCGGGCTCGTTCAGCCAATATCGCGCCTTCCCTAGCGCGCGATGACACCGACAACAACGGGACGGAGCCTTCCAAAGCTTTTTTTGTCGGCTTCGCCACGGCGCTTTCGAACGCCCAAGCGATTTTGTTTATCACGAGTATCTTTGCCGTCACGGGAGTGCTCACCGCAAACCTGCCGACAGCGGGTTCGGTGCTCGGCATCATCATCGCGTGCAATTTGAGCTATCTCAGTTTCCTCGGGTGGATATTTCGCCGTCCAACCATTCGAGCCGGGTACCAACGTTTTCGGCATTGCATCGAGGGAGTAGTTGGGGCGTTGTTCGTGGTTTTCGGTCTACGGTTAATCATACGGGAAGTGTGGCGCTGA
- a CDS encoding GFA family protein: MFPEEELEQKKTKAVSLGKPAAGQCLCGKVAFEIDVPARWAWHDHSPASRRAHGAAYATYVGSWKKRFRITRGEDSLTRYEDEATKTIRSFCSNCGTPVVYERPRSPHMVNIPRALFSGRTGRQPLYHIAIEELQEWAYTGEPLVPLKGYPGVVWQRSKKKKRADREGMF; this comes from the coding sequence ATGTTTCCAGAAGAGGAATTAGAACAGAAAAAAACCAAGGCCGTCTCACTCGGCAAACCCGCCGCGGGCCAATGCCTGTGCGGCAAGGTCGCCTTCGAGATCGACGTGCCGGCGCGCTGGGCCTGGCACGATCATTCGCCGGCCAGTCGCCGCGCGCATGGCGCGGCTTACGCGACCTATGTCGGAAGCTGGAAAAAGCGGTTTCGGATCACGAGGGGCGAGGACAGCCTCACGCGGTATGAAGACGAGGCCACCAAGACGATACGCAGCTTTTGCTCCAATTGCGGCACGCCTGTTGTCTATGAGCGTCCGCGCTCGCCGCACATGGTCAACATCCCCCGCGCGCTGTTCTCCGGCCGCACCGGCCGCCAGCCGCTCTATCATATCGCGATCGAGGAATTGCAGGAATGGGCCTACACCGGTGAACCGCTGGTGCCGCTGAAGGGATATCCCGGCGTGGTCTGGCAGCGCTCGAAAAAGAAGAAGCGTGCCGATCGTGAAGGGATGTTCTAG
- a CDS encoding alkene reductase, which translates to MNYPSLFSPLKVGPYRLNHRLALAPLTRMRAAKPSLAPRPLNAEYYAQRATPGGLLIAEASPVMATGFGSPGVPGIYTEAQIEGWREVVDAVHAKGGIIFLQLWHVGRVSHSSFQPGGVLPVAPSAVPIADLKTGTADGKAVPYETPRALETSEIPGVIDAYRQAAKNALAAGFDGVEVHGANGYLIEQFLQSHTNLRTDQYGGSIPNRVRFLMEVTRAVVEVWGADRVGVRLSPYGVANGSGEPDPMPLYTYAVEQLNPLGLAYLHFIEPRSSGAGRAEVNHQNVPSAMVLFRPIWKGVLITAGGFTGEAADAAIRDGHADAVAFGRIFISNPDLPRRLQRGFPLTPYNRATFYGGDVTGYTDYPEHNELEQA; encoded by the coding sequence ATGAATTATCCATCGTTGTTTTCGCCGCTCAAGGTCGGCCCCTATCGGCTCAATCATCGTCTCGCGTTGGCGCCGTTGACGCGGATGCGGGCGGCGAAGCCGAGCCTCGCGCCGCGGCCGCTGAATGCGGAATATTATGCGCAGCGCGCGACGCCGGGCGGATTGCTCATCGCCGAAGCCTCGCCCGTGATGGCGACAGGCTTTGGCAGCCCCGGCGTTCCCGGCATCTATACGGAAGCGCAGATCGAAGGCTGGCGCGAGGTGGTCGATGCGGTTCATGCCAAGGGCGGAATCATTTTCCTGCAGCTCTGGCATGTCGGGCGCGTCTCGCATTCCTCCTTTCAGCCGGGCGGCGTGTTGCCGGTCGCGCCATCGGCGGTGCCGATCGCCGACCTGAAGACGGGCACGGCAGACGGCAAGGCGGTGCCCTACGAGACGCCGCGCGCGCTTGAGACCTCGGAAATTCCCGGCGTGATCGATGCCTATCGTCAGGCCGCGAAGAACGCGCTTGCCGCCGGCTTCGACGGCGTCGAGGTGCACGGCGCCAATGGCTATCTGATCGAGCAGTTCCTGCAGTCGCACACCAACCTGCGCACCGATCAGTATGGCGGCTCGATCCCGAACCGCGTGCGCTTCCTGATGGAGGTGACCAGGGCCGTGGTCGAGGTATGGGGAGCCGACCGCGTCGGCGTGCGGCTGTCGCCCTATGGTGTCGCCAACGGCAGCGGCGAGCCGGACCCGATGCCGCTTTACACTTATGCTGTTGAACAGCTCAATCCGCTTGGCCTCGCCTACCTGCATTTCATCGAGCCGCGCTCCTCCGGCGCCGGCCGCGCCGAGGTCAATCACCAGAACGTGCCGTCGGCGATGGTGCTGTTTCGCCCGATCTGGAAGGGCGTGCTGATCACGGCCGGCGGCTTCACCGGCGAGGCCGCGGACGCCGCGATCAGGGATGGCCATGCCGACGCGGTCGCTTTCGGCCGCATCTTCATTTCGAATCCGGACCTGCCGCGCAGGCTGCAGCGCGGCTTCCCGCTGACGCCCTATAACCGCGCGACGTTCTACGGCGGCGATGTGACAGGCTATACGGATTATCCGGAGCACAACGAGCTGGAGCAGGCGTGA
- a CDS encoding aldehyde dehydrogenase family protein, translating into MAVTQAIPITRHPYADGSYKRMLIDGQWVDAASGKQFETHNPATGELLATVAEGDAEDINRAVAAARRAFEGPWSKVRPYERQGLLLKLADLVEKNFEELSQLDTMDMGAPISRTRGNKLRVLGMLRYYAGQATALHGETIENSLPGDIFSYTLKEPVGVVGAIIPWNGPLAATVWKIGPAIATGCTVVLKPAEEAPLTSLRLAELCMEAGVPPGVVNVVPGYGETAGAALASHPDVDKVAFTGSHVTGQSIIRASAGNLKRVSLELGGKSPDIVFADADLDAAVPGAAMAVFANSGQICSAGTRLFVEEKVYDEFVGRVAEFGKKLQVGNGLDPGTQIGPLVSQQQMDRVAGYLDIGQKEGAKAVAGGGRLTEGALSKGFFVQPTVFANVQDNMRIAQEEIFGPVISAISFKDTDELVKRANATTFGLGSGVWTTNVSKAHQVAKALRAGSVWVNCYQAMDPAVPFGGYKMSGYGRESGKQHVEEYLNVKAVWIKTA; encoded by the coding sequence ATGGCTGTCACGCAGGCAATTCCGATCACGCGCCATCCTTACGCGGATGGTTCCTACAAGAGGATGCTGATCGACGGCCAGTGGGTCGACGCCGCCTCCGGCAAGCAGTTCGAGACCCACAATCCGGCGACCGGCGAATTGCTCGCGACCGTCGCCGAAGGTGACGCGGAGGACATCAACCGCGCCGTGGCGGCGGCCCGCCGCGCCTTCGAAGGACCGTGGAGCAAGGTCAGGCCGTATGAGCGGCAAGGCCTGTTGCTGAAGCTCGCCGATCTCGTCGAGAAGAATTTCGAGGAGCTGTCGCAGCTCGATACGATGGACATGGGCGCGCCGATCAGCCGCACCCGCGGCAACAAGCTGCGCGTGCTCGGCATGCTCCGCTATTACGCCGGGCAGGCCACGGCGCTGCACGGCGAGACCATCGAGAACTCGTTGCCCGGCGATATCTTCTCTTACACGTTGAAGGAGCCGGTCGGGGTGGTCGGGGCGATCATTCCCTGGAACGGTCCGCTCGCTGCGACCGTCTGGAAGATCGGTCCCGCGATCGCAACCGGCTGCACCGTCGTGTTGAAGCCCGCCGAGGAAGCGCCGCTGACCTCGCTGCGGCTCGCCGAGCTCTGCATGGAAGCCGGCGTCCCGCCTGGCGTCGTCAACGTCGTGCCCGGCTACGGCGAGACCGCCGGCGCGGCGCTCGCTTCGCACCCCGATGTCGACAAGGTCGCCTTCACCGGCTCGCACGTCACGGGACAGTCGATCATCCGCGCCTCCGCCGGCAACCTCAAGCGCGTGTCGCTCGAGCTCGGTGGCAAGTCGCCCGATATCGTGTTCGCCGATGCCGACCTCGACGCGGCGGTGCCGGGCGCCGCAATGGCCGTGTTCGCCAATTCCGGGCAGATCTGCAGCGCGGGTACGCGGCTGTTCGTCGAAGAGAAAGTCTATGACGAATTCGTCGGCCGCGTCGCCGAATTTGGCAAGAAGCTGCAGGTCGGCAACGGCCTCGATCCGGGCACGCAGATCGGGCCGTTGGTCTCACAGCAGCAGATGGACCGCGTCGCTGGTTACCTCGACATCGGCCAGAAGGAAGGCGCCAAAGCAGTGGCCGGCGGCGGCCGACTGACCGAAGGCGCACTCTCGAAGGGGTTCTTCGTGCAGCCGACCGTGTTCGCCAATGTGCAGGACAATATGCGGATCGCGCAGGAGGAAATCTTCGGCCCGGTGATCTCGGCGATTTCCTTCAAGGATACCGACGAACTGGTCAAGCGCGCCAATGCCACCACCTTCGGCCTGGGCTCAGGCGTCTGGACCACCAATGTCAGCAAGGCGCATCAGGTCGCGAAGGCGCTGCGCGCCGGCTCGGTCTGGGTGAACTGCTATCAGGCGATGGATCCGGCCGTGCCGTTCGGCGGCTACAAGATGAGCGGCTATGGCCGCGAGTCCGGCAAGCAGCACGTCGAGGAATATCTCAACGTCAAGGCGGTCTGGATCAAGACGGCCTAG
- a CDS encoding SDR family NAD(P)-dependent oxidoreductase: protein MPHPAMSPNHVAVITGGASGIGLAAAMRFAGFGMKVCIADIGAERLAEAAARLAAIAKGGAADIMTASVDVSRFDEVAGLEAAVQKRFGGTDILMNNAGIGPDSNSFGPLENWQRILAVNLWGIIHGTQVFVPPMVERGRPGLVIHTGSKQGITTPPGNPAYNVSKAGIKAQTEALQHELRNLPGCKISAHLMIPGHVFTPLTARGRTEKPPGAWTPEQTIDFMIERVDAGDFYILCPDNDVPRPLDERRMLWAVGDIVENRPALSRWHPDYAEAFAKFVKGE, encoded by the coding sequence ATGCCCCATCCTGCGATGTCGCCAAATCATGTTGCCGTGATCACGGGAGGCGCCTCCGGCATCGGGCTCGCCGCCGCGATGCGTTTCGCCGGCTTCGGCATGAAGGTGTGCATCGCCGACATCGGCGCCGAGCGCCTCGCCGAGGCCGCGGCCAGACTGGCAGCCATCGCCAAAGGCGGCGCGGCCGACATCATGACGGCATCGGTCGACGTCAGCCGCTTCGATGAGGTTGCGGGCCTGGAAGCCGCGGTGCAAAAACGGTTCGGCGGTACCGACATCCTGATGAACAATGCCGGCATTGGCCCCGACAGCAACAGTTTTGGTCCGCTGGAGAACTGGCAGCGTATTCTCGCGGTGAACCTGTGGGGCATCATTCACGGCACGCAAGTTTTCGTACCTCCCATGGTCGAACGCGGACGGCCCGGCCTCGTGATCCACACCGGCTCCAAGCAAGGCATCACGACGCCGCCCGGCAATCCCGCCTACAACGTCTCGAAGGCCGGCATCAAAGCACAGACAGAAGCGCTGCAGCACGAATTGCGGAACCTGCCGGGCTGCAAAATCAGCGCGCATCTGATGATCCCCGGCCACGTCTTCACTCCCCTGACCGCGCGCGGCCGCACCGAGAAGCCGCCCGGCGCCTGGACGCCGGAGCAAACGATCGATTTCATGATCGAACGCGTCGACGCCGGCGACTTCTACATCCTCTGTCCGGACAACGACGTGCCACGGCCGCTCGACGAGCGGCGCATGCTGTGGGCGGTCGGCGACATCGTAGAGAACCGCCCCGCGCTGTCGCGCTGGCATCCGGATTATGCGGAGGCGTTCGCGAAGTTTGTGAAGGGGGAATGA
- a CDS encoding YiaA/YiaB family inner membrane protein → MNQNVQPHSGAWVTFTYVSFAASAFMVAVGVFFLPLDLWIKGYLAMGIVMLVQSCVTLTKTVRDMHESGKLVNRIEDAKAERLLMEVSKAA, encoded by the coding sequence ATGAACCAGAACGTCCAACCCCACAGCGGTGCCTGGGTTACCTTCACCTACGTTTCGTTTGCCGCCTCGGCCTTCATGGTCGCCGTCGGCGTGTTCTTCCTGCCGCTCGATCTCTGGATCAAGGGCTATCTCGCGATGGGCATCGTCATGCTGGTGCAGTCCTGCGTCACCTTGACCAAGACCGTGCGCGACATGCACGAGAGCGGCAAGCTGGTGAACCGCATCGAGGACGCCAAGGCCGAGCGGCTGCTGATGGAAGTTTCCAAAGCCGCGTAA